In Mammaliicoccus sp. Marseille-Q6498, the genomic stretch CGGTTCATTCCCTATGAATTGTTTAGCAGAATAGATTGCATGACCAAGTCCTTTTTGTTCCTTTTGTCTAACATAAAATATATTTGCTAGATCAGTTGAATATTGAACTTTATCTAATAATTCTATCTTCCCTTTCTCATATAACGTCGTTTCTAATTCTTTTTGAATATCAAAATGATCTTCAATTGCTCTTTTATGTTTACCAGTTACGATTATAATATCTTCAATTCCTGCTCTTGATGCCTCTTCAACAATATATTGAATTGTAGGTTTATCAAGAATTGGTAACATTTCTTTCGGCATGGCTTTTGTAGCAGGTAAAAAGCGTGTACCTAAACCTGCTGCTGGAATAATTGCTTTTTTAATTTTTTGCATATTTTTCATCCTAAACTTAGTTTATTTTTGTATAGTATTTTTACTAGTTCGTTAAAAAAAGTTTGATAGTATTCACTTTCATAATGTGAATATGAGAATCCAAATGGATAATTTTTATCCGCATGATAAGGCCTATCTGTAATATCTATCACATTAACCTCAGGAAAATGTTTTATAAACGTATTATCCAAAAGTTCCCAATAGTAATTATTTCTGTTTATTACATTAATTGTTCCAAATTGTTTTATTGCTTCCCCTTCATAATATGTTTTAGTTAATCGACCTCTGTTAAGGATAATTTTATTTTCAGGTATTATATTAATCAGTTGATTCATAAATATTTTTAATGATTTAACCCACTGTTCTATATACGCTTTTTCATTAATATACTTATCATCACCCCAGTTAACTACATATTTACCGAGTTCCACATTTTCTTTAATCATATAGTTATAAGTAATAATGGAATCGTTACATAAAGTTAACTGATTTAACATTGCATCCGCATATAAATCAATTATCAAATATTCTGCGCCACTTTCAGCTAGTTCCTCAAAAAAGGATTTATTAAAATCTGTATTTATATATTTAATATCTGCGTTATTTATATACATATCTAACAATTCTCGAGGTGCTTTTTCAGGTGATATAAGTGATTCAACTGTACTATGAAATTGTGTGTAAACACAGTTTACAAGTTCTTTATAATTAGGATTAAAATAATCCGTAGTGTTAAATGCATTACGTGAGAAGCATGTACCTAAAACAGCTATTTTAGTCGTATTTAAATTATTATCTTTTGTCTTTTCTTTAATATAAATAGAAATACTGTCTCTACCATTTTTATAAAACTTACAATCTAATCGATTATTAATTGTGAAATAATTATTTGGCAAAGTAGTATCTTCGTTTAATGTTAAAAATTTAGAGCTCTGTATATTTTTACCGATTAAAATTTCTATATTATCACCGTTTTTAATCCAATCAAATGCTATATCTTCATACATTACTTTCACTTTATCACTGTCATTTGGAATTTTAATTTCTTTAAATGATTTAAAATTTAAAAGTTGTACTGTTCTTTCTCTCTTAGCAATGAATAGATTTTGGTCTTCTATGTTTTCATTAAATTCAATTTCAAAATACGCTTTATTAAAGGTAATGCTTTTAATACTTTCATTAACTAAATTTTTATAGCTTATACAATTATCATTTTCCAAAAACGTCATTTCTTTTTGATCAAATGCTACTTTATTATTTAATATTAAGGGTTTTAAATCAGCTTCAATCCAACTCATATTCCTTTGATCATCATTAAATTTAACGAATAACTTCCAATCTTGATTTATTATACTTTCCTTGTATATGATATCTATCATTTCTTTTACATTTGAACGATTAAAACCAGTAAGTTCATATAATTCAGTGAAATGTTTTGAATGACTATTGATTACTTTTGCGAGAAAGTATGACATATGAGTAGCGTTACTATTCATATGACATACATCTGAATCACTTTTATTTTTTAATTTTATATATAGATGATTTTGATTTGTATAAATATCGATATCATAAAGATTGTTTACATGATTTACTGTTTCTCTGTATGTATATTCATTATTTAAATTAAACTCTATCGTTTTTTCTTCCGTAATATCACTTGAAAAATTTTCATCTAAATCGATTACTGTATATCGCTTCTCTGAATCTAATTTAAGCGGATATTTTTTAGCAAAAATGCCAATTTGATCTATATATTTATAGCTAGAGTCTTGTGTATATAGATTTTTGGATATATACAGCTTATTATTTTTCAATTTAATTTTCTTAAACAATTTATTCACCAATTTTCAAAATACTATTTACTATTTTTTCACAAATATTACTTCTAACTTCAAATAGCTTTTCATATGAATTTTCATACTTCGGTAATAATCTAAAGTTTTTTTCTTTATATTTGTTTAGTGATTCTAATAATTCATCTAAATTTTCTACTACTTCTCCAATATCTGAATACTTGATATCCATTGATGGAACATGATGAGAAACATATTTATTATATTGATAAAAAATTACGTTTTTTCTTTGGAATAGAAAATCAACAGCTACTGATGAAAAGTCTGTAATCAAGAATAAACTATCTGAAATAAGTTTAGGGATTTCAACTTCTGCAGCTTTAGCAAACTTTATACAATCATGATTACTACGTAAATTCTTAGAGAATTTTTCAAATTGTGGATGCATTAATACATTTAGTTCTAATTTATTGCTTTTTAAAAACTGTATAAACTGTTCATTATTCAATAAATCATCCATCTTCATGAAATATTCTGATTCGATGAATTGTAATTCATTTAATTTTTCTAATCCTCTTTGCCACGTTGGCATATATAAAATTTGATTACTTTGTTTTGAGTTCTTAATCAAATTATCGTGTCTTGCCATACCAGTAATCAGTACTTCTTCATCTTTAAATCCTAACGTTTCTTTAATTATCTTTTTCTCATACTTACTATTAGCCGTAATATAATTTAATTTGTAATGATTTTTATTTAAATAAGGTGAGATGTTATGAATAATCATTCCGTGTTGAATAGAAATAACCGTTTTCTTATCTAATTCTCTTTTATAAAGCTCTTTATATAACTGCGCATTGTATGGCGTCATTGTTTCTTCAAAAGTAAATGAAGTTATGTATTTATCAGCAATTAACATAAACAATTTATGTTTTATGGATCCTATATAAATATAGTTCCCAAGATTTTTAAGTTTTTCAATAGACTTGTGTGCACTTTTATCTATTAGATAAAAAGCTTTAATGTCTTTTCTATTATTCCTTAAAAACTCAAATAGATAATATGAATTATCAGATGCACTATCAATTCTTTCACTTATAATCCATGTCTCTTTTCTATTTAATAATTTATATATTTTAGAAATGAACTTTAAAATACACTTTTCAATCACAAAAATTTGCTTCTTACATTGTATTCTAGCATCTCTAAATTTTTGTGTTTTTTTCCATGCATTACTTAATCTAATATCAATTCTTTCATTACCTAATGAAACTAAATGTTTATTATATTGACTAGACCAATAACTACTACTTCTTAATAATGTGAGTGCCTTTATTGCTTCGTCATAATATCCTTTCATTGTGAGTTCAAAGAATAAGTGCAAAGATGTATACTCTACTTTTCTAAGTAATTCAAAATTTTGAAAATGTTTCTTGATTAAATCTAATAATAAAAATTGAGTACTTTTATTTATATTCTTTTCAAACACTTGATTGTTTACTAGCATTTCTAAAAATTTAATAACTTCGTATTCATTTTCAAATGAATTCATCAGCGATTTGTTTTCAGAATGTATTAATAAAAGAATAGCTAAATTTATAAGATCTTCTTTCTTTGATTTTTCATCTATATCTCCGTCAATATGATTAGTGTGAACTAATATATGATTATCATTACGCAATGATAATTTTGTTTTAAAATAAATTTCTAAAACATCGTTAGTATTATGTATTTTCGTATCTACTATCATATTGGTGAATAAGTCATTATAATAAATTTCATTATATTTAAATTGTTTATTATATACGCAATTCCTCAAAGTAAATTGTGTTATTGGTTTGTTTTTATTTTTCATGTTTTCTAACACATTTGTTATGGTTTCATTGTCCATAGTATAGTTCGAATTCGTATAAACAATATAATCATATTTTTCCATAGATACTTGTA encodes the following:
- a CDS encoding DUF6270 domain-containing protein, yielding MFKKIKLKNNKLYISKNLYTQDSSYKYIDQIGIFAKKYPLKLDSEKRYTVIDLDENFSSDITEEKTIEFNLNNEYTYRETVNHVNNLYDIDIYTNQNHLYIKLKNKSDSDVCHMNSNATHMSYFLAKVINSHSKHFTELYELTGFNRSNVKEMIDIIYKESIINQDWKLFVKFNDDQRNMSWIEADLKPLILNNKVAFDQKEMTFLENDNCISYKNLVNESIKSITFNKAYFEIEFNENIEDQNLFIAKRERTVQLLNFKSFKEIKIPNDSDKVKVMYEDIAFDWIKNGDNIEILIGKNIQSSKFLTLNEDTTLPNNYFTINNRLDCKFYKNGRDSISIYIKEKTKDNNLNTTKIAVLGTCFSRNAFNTTDYFNPNYKELVNCVYTQFHSTVESLISPEKAPRELLDMYINNADIKYINTDFNKSFFEELAESGAEYLIIDLYADAMLNQLTLCNDSIITYNYMIKENVELGKYVVNWGDDKYINEKAYIEQWVKSLKIFMNQLINIIPENKIILNRGRLTKTYYEGEAIKQFGTINVINRNNYYWELLDNTFIKHFPEVNVIDITDRPYHADKNYPFGFSYSHYESEYYQTFFNELVKILYKNKLSLG
- a CDS encoding CDP-glycerol glycerophosphotransferase family protein — translated: MKVLQVLFDLKSKNGKAYNAMKKNDFFIDTIIVDVNKRDERIQVSMEKYDYIVYTNSNYTMDNETITNVLENMKNKNKPITQFTLRNCVYNKQFKYNEIYYNDLFTNMIVDTKIHNTNDVLEIYFKTKLSLRNDNHILVHTNHIDGDIDEKSKKEDLINLAILLLIHSENKSLMNSFENEYEVIKFLEMLVNNQVFEKNINKSTQFLLLDLIKKHFQNFELLRKVEYTSLHLFFELTMKGYYDEAIKALTLLRSSSYWSSQYNKHLVSLGNERIDIRLSNAWKKTQKFRDARIQCKKQIFVIEKCILKFISKIYKLLNRKETWIISERIDSASDNSYYLFEFLRNNRKDIKAFYLIDKSAHKSIEKLKNLGNYIYIGSIKHKLFMLIADKYITSFTFEETMTPYNAQLYKELYKRELDKKTVISIQHGMIIHNISPYLNKNHYKLNYITANSKYEKKIIKETLGFKDEEVLITGMARHDNLIKNSKQSNQILYMPTWQRGLEKLNELQFIESEYFMKMDDLLNNEQFIQFLKSNKLELNVLMHPQFEKFSKNLRSNHDCIKFAKAAEVEIPKLISDSLFLITDFSSVAVDFLFQRKNVIFYQYNKYVSHHVPSMDIKYSDIGEVVENLDELLESLNKYKEKNFRLLPKYENSYEKLFEVRSNICEKIVNSILKIGE